In Microbacterium pumilum, the following proteins share a genomic window:
- a CDS encoding Gfo/Idh/MocA family oxidoreductase: MTAPSLGIGIMGAAGIAERAIVEPARELDGVRVIAIGARDPDRARALADRLEVPESGDYEMLLNHPDVDLVYIPLPSTVQAYWAVRALRAGKHVLCEKPLSANGTTAAQIAEAADAAGRRAFVGFHYRLHGFTRRLLGVLASGVLGQIQRVEFDYSIPHFVVKPGNIRLDGDLGGGSFMDVGCYAVDLIRAAWGEPLVVSAEAVLSGDDPRVDLQTDAVLELSGGIPVHVRSSFIGDDKGSMSLRVEGSAASLVATSVIVPQWGAVLTVTAGDDVLVEERAVEGENSYVRQLEHVIGALRDGTPSELDAALGVGTMEVVDAVYRAAGLQPR, translated from the coding sequence ATGACCGCGCCGAGCCTGGGAATCGGAATCATGGGTGCTGCCGGCATCGCCGAGCGGGCGATCGTGGAGCCGGCGCGCGAGCTGGACGGCGTCCGAGTGATCGCCATCGGCGCACGCGATCCAGATCGGGCGCGGGCGCTGGCCGATCGCCTCGAGGTGCCCGAGTCGGGCGACTACGAGATGCTCCTGAACCATCCCGACGTCGACCTCGTCTACATTCCGCTGCCCTCGACCGTTCAGGCCTACTGGGCGGTGCGGGCGCTGCGGGCCGGCAAGCACGTGCTGTGCGAGAAGCCGCTGTCGGCGAACGGGACGACCGCGGCGCAGATCGCCGAGGCGGCGGACGCGGCGGGCAGGCGTGCTTTCGTGGGATTCCACTACCGACTGCACGGCTTCACCCGTCGGCTGCTGGGCGTGCTCGCCTCAGGGGTCCTGGGGCAGATCCAGCGCGTCGAGTTCGACTACAGCATCCCTCACTTCGTCGTGAAGCCCGGCAACATCCGCCTCGACGGAGATCTCGGCGGCGGGTCGTTCATGGACGTCGGGTGCTACGCCGTGGACCTCATCCGTGCCGCGTGGGGGGAGCCGTTGGTCGTCTCGGCCGAAGCAGTGCTGTCGGGCGACGACCCGCGTGTGGACCTGCAGACGGATGCGGTGCTCGAGCTCTCGGGCGGCATCCCGGTTCATGTGCGCTCGTCCTTCATCGGCGACGACAAGGGAAGCATGTCGCTGCGGGTCGAGGGGTCCGCGGCCTCGCTCGTGGCCACCAGCGTGATCGTGCCCCAATGGGGCGCCGTGCTGACGGTCACCGCCGGCGATGACGTGCTCGTCGAGGAGAGGGCGGTCGAGGGCGAGAACAGCTACGTGCGCCAGCTCGAGCACGTGATCGGGGCCCTGCGCGACGGCACGCCCAGTGAATTGGACGCAGCGCTCGGCGTCGGCACGATGGAAGTCGTCGACGCCGTCTACCGCGCCGCTGGTCTACAGCCCCGCTGA
- a CDS encoding sugar phosphate isomerase/epimerase family protein — protein sequence MARPITLFTGQWADLPFEEVARLAGEWGYDGLEIACWGDHLDVSRWDDAEYVQSRLDILERHGLKVYAISNHLTGQAVCDDPIDERHRDILSDRVWGDGDPEGVRQRAAEDLKNTARIAAKLGVTTVNGFSGSSIWKAVAMFPPASDEFIAHGYQDFADRFNPILDVFEEVGVRFALEVHPSEIAYDYWTAKDTLEAIGHRKSFGFNFDPSHFVWQQLDYLAFVLDFAEHIFHVHVKESITNLDGRNGVLGSHRPWADPRRGWTFVSTGHGAVRWEPLFRALNAIGYDGPTSVEWEDAGMDRLIGAPEALAFVRRLAEITPPAAAFDAAFSTK from the coding sequence ATGGCGCGCCCGATCACCCTGTTCACCGGCCAGTGGGCCGACCTGCCGTTCGAAGAAGTCGCCCGCCTCGCCGGCGAGTGGGGCTACGACGGCCTCGAGATCGCCTGCTGGGGCGATCACCTCGATGTGTCTCGGTGGGATGACGCCGAGTACGTCCAGAGCCGGCTCGACATCCTCGAGCGCCACGGCTTGAAGGTCTATGCGATCTCGAACCACCTGACCGGCCAGGCGGTCTGCGACGACCCGATCGACGAGCGCCACCGCGACATCCTCTCGGATCGTGTCTGGGGCGACGGCGACCCGGAGGGCGTGCGCCAGCGCGCCGCGGAAGACCTCAAGAACACGGCACGCATCGCGGCGAAGCTCGGCGTGACGACAGTGAACGGATTCTCCGGATCATCGATCTGGAAAGCGGTGGCGATGTTCCCGCCGGCGTCCGACGAGTTCATCGCGCACGGCTACCAGGACTTCGCCGACCGATTCAACCCCATCCTCGACGTGTTCGAAGAGGTCGGCGTGCGCTTCGCGCTCGAAGTGCACCCGTCCGAGATCGCCTACGACTACTGGACCGCGAAGGACACGCTCGAGGCGATCGGCCACCGCAAGAGCTTCGGCTTCAACTTCGACCCGTCGCACTTCGTCTGGCAGCAGCTGGACTACCTGGCGTTCGTGCTCGACTTCGCCGAGCACATTTTCCACGTGCACGTGAAGGAGTCCATCACGAATCTCGACGGTCGCAACGGTGTGCTCGGCTCGCACCGGCCCTGGGCCGACCCTCGCCGCGGGTGGACCTTCGTCTCGACCGGTCACGGCGCGGTGCGGTGGGAGCCGCTCTTCCGCGCGCTCAACGCGATCGGCTACGACGGACCGACGAGCGTCGAGTGGGAGGACGCCGGAATGGACCGGCTCATCGGCGCTCCCGAGGCGCTCGCGTTCGTGCGCAGGCTCGCGGAGATCACACCGCCCGCTGCGGCGTTCGACGCCGCGTTCTCGACGAAGTAG
- a CDS encoding VOC family protein produces the protein MIKLLSHLSYVAITTPDVEASVTFYEEQVGLTVVDRIDGAVYLRCWGDYYAYSLVILPGDEPSLATMAWRTSSAEALDEAAKRIEASGVQGEWVEDVHKIGRAYRFTGPFGHSMTLHWDVTRHDAPGHVASIYPDRPEKRSKIAGAPRQLDHVTVAAGDVDAFVQWYVDVLGFRFMARTVLDEAPISVFSVLTTNEKSHDLGVVLDGSSRAGRINHYAFWVDTREELLIAADTLMENGTPIEYGPNIHGIGEQTFLYYREPSSLRIELNTGGYRNYVPDWVANTWKPSQGSNNFYRNSAMPMSMTESFPPADGPSATEEGVPDEIKDALLNPYAQHGRG, from the coding sequence ATGATCAAGCTTCTCTCCCACCTCTCGTACGTGGCCATCACGACGCCCGATGTCGAGGCGTCCGTGACGTTCTACGAGGAGCAGGTCGGCCTGACCGTCGTGGATCGCATCGACGGCGCCGTCTACCTCCGCTGCTGGGGTGATTACTACGCCTACTCGCTCGTCATCCTGCCCGGCGATGAGCCGTCACTTGCGACGATGGCCTGGCGCACGTCCAGCGCCGAAGCGCTCGATGAGGCTGCGAAGCGCATCGAAGCGTCCGGTGTGCAGGGCGAGTGGGTCGAAGATGTCCACAAGATCGGCCGGGCCTACCGCTTCACGGGCCCGTTCGGACACTCGATGACGCTGCACTGGGACGTCACGCGCCACGACGCACCAGGACATGTCGCGTCGATCTACCCTGACCGGCCGGAGAAGCGCAGCAAGATCGCCGGCGCCCCTCGCCAGCTCGACCACGTCACGGTCGCGGCCGGCGATGTCGACGCGTTCGTGCAGTGGTACGTCGACGTGCTCGGCTTCCGGTTCATGGCGCGCACCGTGCTGGACGAGGCCCCGATCTCGGTGTTCTCCGTGCTGACGACCAACGAGAAGTCGCACGACCTCGGTGTCGTCCTCGACGGCTCGAGCCGCGCGGGGCGCATCAACCACTACGCGTTCTGGGTCGACACCCGCGAAGAGCTGCTCATCGCCGCCGACACCCTCATGGAGAACGGCACTCCGATTGAGTACGGGCCGAACATCCACGGAATCGGCGAACAGACGTTCCTCTACTACCGCGAGCCGTCCAGCCTGCGCATCGAGCTGAACACGGGCGGGTACCGCAACTACGTGCCGGACTGGGTGGCCAACACCTGGAAGCCGTCGCAGGGCTCGAACAACTTCTATCGCAACAGTGCCATGCCGATGTCGATGACGGAGTCGTTCCCGCCGGCTGACGGGCCGAGCGCGACCGAGGAGGGCGTGCCGGATGAGATCAAGGACGCGCTTCTCAACCCGTACGCCCAGCACGGCCGGGGCTGA
- a CDS encoding sugar phosphate isomerase/epimerase family protein has product MTSPTTEPPKIKWSYMDHWRSQGPAGPIDQWQSRLAMTRFLRQVAAVGFDAIDTFDFRFWQILEQYGSVANYQEFVQEQGLERIVNTFHGVYYTPDRYAPEVPATHDTILEDFRVTMDRWSGIQLDNIIVMPGSRFFDEVGVSDDGLKHAAEVWGKVGQITQEYGVNLTCHHEFYGGIRTRAQIDAFYDYADPEFVKFFVDTAQHCIADVDPVDVYEAHHDRVTGFHFKDTRTKDVNEDYRLWPDAELSAVTTEKWFYEMGTAEGLVDFESFMRSVRDHGYTGWISVEHDKADKVGGDYSESTAIARWYAKNVLDGIYEEVAK; this is encoded by the coding sequence ATGACGAGCCCGACCACCGAGCCGCCGAAGATCAAGTGGAGCTACATGGACCACTGGCGCAGCCAGGGTCCGGCGGGCCCCATCGACCAGTGGCAGTCCCGGCTCGCGATGACGCGGTTCCTGCGCCAGGTGGCCGCCGTCGGCTTCGACGCGATCGACACCTTCGACTTCCGGTTCTGGCAGATCCTCGAACAGTACGGATCGGTCGCGAACTATCAGGAGTTCGTGCAGGAGCAGGGCCTCGAGCGCATCGTGAACACGTTCCACGGCGTGTACTACACCCCCGACCGCTACGCGCCGGAGGTGCCGGCGACCCACGACACGATCCTCGAGGACTTCAGGGTCACGATGGACCGGTGGTCCGGCATCCAGCTCGACAACATCATCGTCATGCCCGGTTCGCGATTCTTCGACGAGGTCGGTGTCAGTGACGACGGGCTCAAGCACGCGGCGGAAGTCTGGGGCAAGGTCGGCCAGATCACCCAGGAGTACGGCGTCAATCTGACGTGCCACCACGAGTTCTACGGTGGCATCCGCACGCGCGCGCAGATCGACGCGTTCTACGACTATGCCGATCCCGAGTTCGTGAAGTTCTTCGTCGACACCGCCCAGCACTGCATCGCGGATGTCGATCCGGTCGACGTGTACGAGGCGCACCACGATCGCGTGACGGGCTTCCATTTCAAGGACACGCGGACGAAGGACGTCAACGAGGACTACCGGCTCTGGCCCGATGCCGAGCTCTCGGCCGTGACGACAGAGAAGTGGTTCTACGAGATGGGCACCGCCGAAGGCCTGGTCGACTTCGAGTCGTTCATGCGGTCGGTGCGCGACCACGGCTACACGGGCTGGATCAGCGTCGAACACGACAAGGCCGACAAGGTGGGTGGCGACTACTCGGAGAGCACGGCGATCGCGCGGTGGTACGCGAAGAACGTGCTCGACGGCATCTACGAGGAGGTCGCGAAGTGA
- a CDS encoding Gfo/Idh/MocA family oxidoreductase, translating into MSHGVGIIGAGPGVAALHAPTIARLGGAFQVVHVSDSGSGRAETIALRTGARWSSGIDDLLADREVDVVVVCSPPAEHARHVLAAVAAGKRAIFCEKPIATTEADAIAVIEACRAARVPLIVGTNHLFDGAWGRARHHLTATGGPVRAIAVTMVLPPNGRYHQVVTELASVAAPARDGGPDLGEPAVAASVVRQLLTGLAVHDLPLLRDLAPDFERVVYARAVAPIGYAVGYEASGVPIRLATVMVPDGPDALWRLEITTDDERIDVSFPPAFVHAGSASVQVRYADDRLIVYPQEPDNGYVAEWRALVHAMRGEVEIEYDELLADARYALSLADAASAVILEGGRR; encoded by the coding sequence ATGTCTCACGGTGTCGGCATCATCGGCGCGGGTCCTGGCGTCGCGGCGCTGCATGCGCCGACCATCGCCCGGCTGGGCGGCGCGTTCCAGGTCGTCCACGTCTCTGACTCCGGCAGTGGGCGCGCCGAGACCATCGCGCTGCGCACGGGTGCCCGATGGTCGTCAGGCATCGACGATTTGCTCGCGGATCGCGAGGTCGACGTCGTCGTCGTGTGCAGCCCACCGGCGGAGCACGCCCGACACGTCCTCGCCGCGGTCGCGGCCGGCAAGCGCGCGATCTTCTGCGAGAAGCCGATCGCAACGACCGAGGCCGATGCGATCGCGGTGATCGAGGCGTGCCGTGCGGCGCGCGTCCCGCTCATCGTCGGCACCAACCATCTGTTCGACGGGGCCTGGGGCAGGGCACGACACCACTTGACCGCGACGGGCGGACCGGTTCGGGCGATCGCCGTGACGATGGTGCTCCCCCCGAACGGCCGCTATCACCAGGTCGTCACCGAGCTCGCTTCGGTGGCGGCGCCCGCGCGCGACGGCGGTCCCGACCTGGGCGAGCCGGCGGTCGCCGCTTCCGTCGTTCGTCAGCTTCTCACCGGACTCGCGGTGCACGATCTGCCGCTTCTTCGCGACCTCGCCCCCGATTTCGAGCGCGTCGTCTACGCCCGCGCAGTCGCGCCGATCGGCTACGCGGTCGGGTACGAGGCGTCTGGTGTGCCGATACGTCTCGCGACCGTCATGGTGCCCGACGGGCCGGACGCGCTGTGGCGGCTCGAGATCACCACGGATGACGAGAGGATCGACGTGTCGTTTCCACCGGCTTTCGTGCATGCCGGCAGCGCCTCGGTGCAGGTTCGCTACGCGGATGACCGACTGATCGTCTATCCGCAGGAACCCGACAACGGCTACGTCGCCGAGTGGCGCGCGCTCGTTCATGCCATGCGCGGAGAGGTCGAGATCGAATACGACGAGCTGCTCGCCGACGCGCGGTATGCGCTGAGCCTCGCTGACGCCGCTTCGGCCGTGATCCTCGAGGGTGGACGGCGATGA
- a CDS encoding sugar phosphate isomerase/epimerase family protein, whose amino-acid sequence MTGVRWGYALNQWDTNIDAFVRKRDHERAFKTISISGFSGVELTAVSFGPWEPFGSPHEIANLYGSLDGLRSFLSECALDAVSSYVYDPFVGFDVEMGRGPDPLDPGAVEQITGTALWFAEAVHRLGGDTLVVRPVGSAWQTGELSDDQVGTLARLWNEVGRRIAEHDVRLALHVDFLSALRLGDGIDRLLAATAPEFVGLALDTAELAVAGIDPVEFFRSHADRVRHIQLKNARELVDDAEALTPHAEQFVRTEGGARRIERWFFEPTDEGGLIDFEAFARAVADSDYSGWIVVESDQSPRPAESAMVSGWYVQKVLEPIIARSRHALGAPR is encoded by the coding sequence GTGACCGGCGTCCGATGGGGCTATGCCCTGAACCAGTGGGACACCAACATCGACGCGTTCGTGCGCAAGCGCGATCACGAGCGGGCGTTCAAGACGATCTCGATCAGCGGGTTCAGCGGCGTCGAGCTGACGGCCGTCAGCTTCGGACCATGGGAGCCGTTCGGCAGCCCCCATGAGATCGCGAACCTGTACGGATCTCTGGATGGCCTGCGATCCTTCCTCTCCGAGTGCGCGCTCGACGCCGTGAGCAGTTACGTGTACGACCCGTTCGTCGGGTTCGACGTCGAGATGGGCCGCGGACCTGACCCTCTCGATCCGGGTGCGGTCGAGCAGATCACCGGCACCGCCCTCTGGTTCGCCGAGGCGGTGCACCGTCTCGGCGGTGACACGCTCGTCGTGCGTCCGGTCGGCTCGGCATGGCAGACGGGCGAACTGAGCGATGACCAGGTCGGCACGCTCGCCCGCCTCTGGAACGAGGTGGGCCGCCGTATCGCGGAGCATGACGTACGGCTCGCACTCCACGTCGACTTCCTGTCGGCCCTGCGCCTGGGCGACGGAATCGACAGACTTCTTGCCGCAACCGCACCCGAGTTCGTCGGCCTCGCCCTCGACACCGCCGAACTCGCAGTCGCGGGTATCGACCCCGTCGAGTTCTTCCGGAGCCACGCCGACCGGGTCCGGCACATCCAGCTCAAGAACGCCCGCGAGCTCGTCGACGACGCCGAAGCGCTCACGCCCCATGCGGAGCAGTTCGTCCGCACCGAAGGCGGCGCGCGACGCATCGAGCGCTGGTTCTTCGAGCCGACCGACGAAGGCGGCCTGATCGACTTCGAAGCCTTCGCGCGCGCTGTGGCCGACTCGGACTATTCCGGGTGGATCGTGGTCGAGTCCGACCAGAGTCCGCGCCCCGCCGAGAGCGCGATGGTCAGCGGATGGTACGTCCAGAAGGTGCTGGAGCCCATCATCGCGCGTTCCCGCCATGCGTTGGGCGCTCCCCGGTGA
- a CDS encoding ROK family protein, whose translation MAKESTLRFGAQTDEVTSLLRIVNMVRAGDASTRPEIGRVTGLGRGVVTQRVDQAIEMGYLEDGEFGPSSGGRAPRTLRFRSGRGRIIVCALGALHIHVGVAMLEGDILEQTHRAWDISRGPAETLDTALAMIDDVLARTPDVPVWGISVGIPGPVDFASGRPVAPPIMPGWNGFDIRRRFEERYAAPVWVDNDVNLLALNERSRRRDEHLDLIYCKVGSGIGAGLLSQGRIHRGANGAAGDIGHVRVAGSDALCRCGKVGCLEAVAGGWALVRDAEVAVADGASGALAQQTREGEPITPEAIARAAENGDALAISLIQRCARVVGESIAALVNMFNPGVIVIGGAVVGAGEVFLAEVRQRVYELSLPLATRDLNIVQSQSDLREPLRGGAEMVREQLFDVTFPRWFADGRPTIEGVHGTV comes from the coding sequence ATGGCCAAGGAGTCCACACTGCGCTTCGGCGCTCAGACCGACGAAGTGACGAGCCTGCTGCGGATCGTGAACATGGTGCGCGCGGGTGACGCATCCACTCGACCGGAGATCGGGCGCGTCACGGGGCTCGGACGAGGGGTCGTGACGCAGCGCGTCGACCAGGCGATCGAGATGGGCTACCTCGAGGACGGCGAGTTCGGCCCGTCCTCCGGCGGTCGGGCTCCCCGTACCCTGCGCTTCCGCAGCGGCCGCGGCCGCATCATCGTGTGCGCCCTCGGAGCCCTGCATATCCACGTCGGTGTCGCGATGCTCGAGGGCGACATCCTCGAGCAGACCCACCGCGCGTGGGACATCTCTCGCGGGCCGGCCGAGACGCTCGACACCGCGCTCGCGATGATCGACGACGTGCTCGCACGGACGCCGGACGTGCCCGTGTGGGGCATCTCCGTCGGCATCCCCGGGCCCGTCGACTTCGCCTCAGGCCGCCCGGTCGCGCCGCCGATCATGCCGGGCTGGAACGGGTTCGACATCCGTCGCCGGTTCGAGGAGCGCTACGCCGCGCCGGTCTGGGTCGACAACGACGTCAACCTGCTCGCGCTGAACGAACGCTCACGTCGGCGCGACGAGCACCTCGACCTGATCTACTGCAAGGTGGGTTCGGGAATCGGCGCAGGGCTGCTCTCGCAGGGCCGCATCCATCGCGGGGCGAACGGAGCGGCCGGCGACATCGGTCACGTGCGCGTCGCGGGGTCGGATGCGCTCTGCCGGTGCGGCAAGGTCGGCTGCCTCGAGGCCGTGGCCGGTGGATGGGCTCTGGTGCGCGACGCGGAAGTCGCCGTCGCCGATGGCGCCTCCGGTGCTCTCGCTCAGCAGACGCGCGAGGGCGAGCCCATCACTCCCGAGGCGATCGCTCGCGCGGCCGAGAACGGCGACGCCCTCGCGATCTCGCTGATCCAGCGGTGCGCGCGCGTGGTCGGGGAGTCGATCGCGGCGCTCGTGAACATGTTCAACCCCGGCGTCATCGTGATCGGCGGAGCGGTCGTGGGAGCCGGCGAGGTCTTCCTCGCCGAGGTGCGCCAGCGGGTCTACGAACTCTCCCTTCCCCTCGCGACACGGGACCTGAACATCGTGCAGTCGCAGAGCGACCTGCGAGAGCCGCTGCGCGGCGGCGCCGAAATGGTGCGCGAACAGCTCTTCGACGTCACCTTCCCGCGATGGTTCGCGGATGGCCGGCCCACGATCGAGGGCGTGCACGGCACGGTCTAG
- a CDS encoding ThuA domain-containing protein, translated as MTLLNVLILSGHMTIEHDNEHRSFRQHNQWLTTLLEDTGRFTVRVVEDPRGLGAEIIDRYDVVIVVFEGRDGYHDKAVGFGAETDAALLRFVHDDGKGIVWFHGSAVQEDSWGYPEEYNVMRGAKLSAYETGLRPRPWGEALLKTTEPRHPITEGINATWTVTGDDILTGVQLYEGAQELLTTFDDLEAYENAPVWPMSHYPVVIPEGGIAALNGMNTDQPIAWINEYGAGRSFTITIGHDIDTFRRIEFIRMFPRGVEWAATGEVTLEGPDRRGERRFLPWPYYNHEG; from the coding sequence ATGACGCTGTTGAACGTCCTCATCCTCTCGGGACACATGACGATCGAGCACGACAACGAGCATCGCAGCTTCCGCCAGCACAACCAGTGGCTCACGACCCTGCTGGAAGACACCGGGCGGTTCACAGTGCGGGTCGTGGAGGACCCGCGCGGCCTCGGCGCGGAGATCATCGACAGGTACGACGTCGTGATCGTCGTCTTCGAGGGCCGCGATGGCTACCACGACAAGGCCGTCGGGTTCGGCGCCGAGACGGATGCCGCGCTGCTGCGCTTCGTGCACGACGACGGCAAGGGCATCGTGTGGTTCCACGGGTCGGCGGTGCAGGAGGACTCGTGGGGGTACCCGGAGGAGTACAACGTGATGCGCGGCGCGAAGCTGAGCGCGTACGAGACGGGGCTGCGGCCCCGGCCCTGGGGTGAGGCTCTTCTCAAGACCACCGAGCCGCGGCATCCGATCACCGAAGGCATCAACGCGACGTGGACCGTGACGGGCGACGACATCCTCACCGGGGTGCAGCTGTACGAGGGCGCACAGGAGCTGCTCACGACGTTCGACGACCTCGAGGCGTATGAGAACGCGCCGGTGTGGCCGATGTCGCACTATCCCGTCGTGATCCCCGAGGGCGGCATCGCCGCTCTCAACGGCATGAACACCGACCAGCCGATCGCCTGGATCAACGAGTATGGCGCGGGCCGTTCCTTCACGATCACGATCGGACATGACATCGACACCTTCCGGCGCATCGAGTTCATCCGCATGTTCCCTCGGGGCGTCGAGTGGGCCGCGACCGGCGAGGTGACCCTCGAGGGCCCCGACCGCCGCGGCGAGCGCCGGTTCCTCCCGTGGCCGTACTACAACCACGAGGGCTGA
- a CDS encoding fumarylacetoacetate hydrolase family protein codes for MTTMSLDPQTPFALARYREGAGTRLGLVVRDRIRPLDADELGAAGLNAFLAAPDWDRLAGLVDDAGEWMPLADVTLTAPVEPRQVLQAGANYREHVIELVAAGLTNNSDRTPEEAREFAAKMMDDRAANGEPYFFIGLPACVVGDDVSLVLPGYSDVHDWELELAIVIGRDAFRVSREDALDHVAGYTIVNDITTRDLVFRKDMKEIGTDWYRSKNAPGFLPTGPFLVPAPFVDAGDLTVQLDLNGQVMQNGSTSDLLFDIPSLISGASQTMPLLAGDLLLTGSPPGNGQHWKRFLRDADVMTGTIQGLGTQVVRCVAEVPTA; via the coding sequence ATGACGACGATGTCTCTCGATCCCCAGACCCCCTTCGCCCTCGCGCGCTACCGCGAGGGCGCTGGGACGCGTCTCGGGCTCGTGGTGCGCGACCGCATCCGTCCGCTCGACGCTGACGAGCTGGGTGCCGCGGGTTTGAACGCCTTTCTCGCCGCACCGGACTGGGATCGCCTGGCTGGTCTGGTTGACGACGCAGGTGAGTGGATGCCGCTCGCCGATGTCACGCTGACGGCTCCCGTCGAGCCGCGGCAGGTGCTGCAGGCAGGCGCCAACTATCGTGAGCATGTCATCGAGCTGGTGGCGGCGGGACTCACGAACAACAGCGACCGTACGCCCGAAGAAGCCCGCGAGTTCGCGGCCAAGATGATGGACGACCGCGCCGCCAACGGTGAGCCGTACTTCTTCATCGGCCTGCCCGCGTGCGTCGTGGGCGATGACGTCTCACTCGTGCTGCCCGGGTACAGCGACGTGCACGACTGGGAGCTCGAGCTCGCCATCGTCATCGGCCGCGACGCGTTCCGCGTCTCGCGCGAGGACGCGCTCGATCACGTCGCCGGCTACACGATCGTCAACGACATCACGACCCGCGATCTTGTGTTCCGCAAGGACATGAAGGAGATCGGCACGGACTGGTACCGCTCCAAGAACGCGCCCGGGTTCCTGCCGACCGGCCCCTTCCTCGTGCCGGCCCCGTTCGTGGACGCGGGCGACCTGACGGTGCAGCTCGACCTGAACGGTCAGGTGATGCAGAACGGCTCGACGAGCGACCTGCTGTTCGACATCCCTTCTCTTATCTCTGGTGCGAGCCAGACGATGCCGCTGCTCGCCGGCGACCTCCTGCTGACCGGGAGCCCTCCGGGCAACGGCCAGCACTGGAAGCGGTTCCTTCGCGACGCCGATGTGATGACCGGCACGATCCAGGGCCTCGGCACCCAGGTCGTCCGCTGCGTCGCGGAGGTGCCGACAGCATGA
- a CDS encoding Gfo/Idh/MocA family oxidoreductase, whose amino-acid sequence MTLRVAMIGYGFMGATHSVGWRQAPRMFDLPDAVEMAVIVGRNEDAVAAAAEKWGWAESATDWREVIARDDIDIVDIVTPGDSHAEIAIAALDAGKHVLVEKPLANSVAEAEAMTDAAARAAANGVRSMVGFTYRRVPAVTFLRDLVAEGVVGTVQQVRAAYRQDWLVDPQMPLAWRLQKEHAGSGALGDIGAHIIDMTQFVTGQTVDAVSGTMDTIVKERPMLGAGELGSLSSLKGAAESLGQVTVDDVALFTGRLANGALVSFEATRFATGRKNALTIEVSGDKGALAFDLEDLNSLQFYDGTAPEDRQGFTKILVTEAQHPYLAAWWPAGHMLGYEHGFSHQVVDLVTAIHEGSDPHPSFAEGLSVQRVLDAVERSSEHESAWVRTDAGSLTTGR is encoded by the coding sequence ATGACGCTCCGCGTCGCCATGATCGGCTACGGCTTCATGGGCGCGACCCACTCGGTCGGGTGGCGTCAGGCGCCCCGCATGTTCGACCTTCCGGACGCGGTCGAGATGGCCGTGATCGTGGGCCGGAATGAGGATGCCGTCGCCGCCGCCGCCGAGAAGTGGGGCTGGGCGGAGTCCGCGACCGACTGGCGCGAGGTCATCGCCCGCGATGACATCGACATCGTCGACATCGTGACTCCGGGCGACTCGCACGCCGAGATCGCGATCGCCGCGCTCGACGCCGGCAAGCACGTGCTGGTCGAGAAGCCGCTGGCGAACTCGGTGGCCGAAGCGGAGGCGATGACGGATGCCGCAGCCCGGGCGGCGGCGAACGGGGTTCGCTCGATGGTGGGCTTCACCTACCGCCGGGTGCCGGCGGTGACGTTCCTTCGCGACCTCGTCGCCGAGGGCGTCGTCGGCACGGTGCAGCAGGTCCGCGCGGCCTATCGCCAGGACTGGCTCGTCGATCCGCAGATGCCGCTCGCGTGGCGACTGCAGAAGGAGCACGCCGGTTCGGGAGCCCTGGGCGACATCGGCGCGCACATCATCGACATGACGCAGTTCGTCACCGGGCAGACCGTCGACGCCGTCTCGGGCACCATGGACACGATCGTGAAGGAGCGACCGATGCTCGGCGCCGGTGAGCTCGGGTCCCTGAGCTCGTTGAAGGGCGCTGCCGAAAGCCTCGGGCAGGTCACGGTCGACGACGTCGCGCTCTTCACCGGACGCCTCGCGAACGGTGCGCTCGTCTCGTTCGAGGCGACGCGCTTCGCAACGGGCCGGAAGAACGCGCTCACGATCGAGGTCTCGGGCGACAAGGGTGCGCTCGCTTTCGACCTCGAAGACCTCAACAGCCTGCAGTTCTACGACGGCACGGCGCCGGAGGACCGCCAGGGCTTCACGAAGATCCTGGTCACCGAGGCGCAGCATCCATACCTGGCCGCGTGGTGGCCCGCCGGGCACATGCTCGGCTACGAGCACGGCTTCTCGCACCAGGTCGTCGACCTGGTCACCGCGATCCACGAGGGCTCCGACCCGCATCCGTCGTTCGCAGAGGGCCTCTCGGTACAGCGTGTGCTCGATGCCGTGGAGCGCTCGAGCGAGCACGAGTCCGCCTGGGTCCGCACCGACGCGGGCTCACTCACCACCGGTCGTTGA